One part of the Thermococcus radiotolerans genome encodes these proteins:
- the minD gene encoding cell division ATPase MinD: protein MGRLISIASGKGGTGKTTTTANLAIALGKMNYHVCAVDADLTMANLSLVMGIDDAYTTLHDVLAGRATISDAIYATAYENVHLVPASIDWEHVIRADPRKLPETIKRLKDKFDFVVIDSPAGLQMDAMNAMLSGEEVLLVTNPEISCVTDTMKVGMVLRKAGLAILGFVLNRYGRSETEIPPEVAEEVMELPLLAVIPEDPAVREATLEGVPVVEYKPESEGAKAYMELAERIARISGFKARVMR from the coding sequence ATGGGTAGGCTGATATCCATAGCCTCCGGCAAGGGAGGCACGGGAAAGACCACAACGACGGCTAACCTCGCCATCGCCCTCGGGAAGATGAACTATCACGTCTGTGCCGTTGATGCAGACCTCACAATGGCCAACCTGAGCCTCGTCATGGGAATAGACGACGCTTACACTACCCTTCACGATGTTCTGGCCGGTAGGGCAACCATAAGCGACGCCATATACGCCACAGCCTATGAGAACGTTCACCTCGTTCCCGCGTCGATAGACTGGGAGCACGTTATACGGGCCGACCCCAGGAAGCTCCCCGAGACGATAAAGCGGCTGAAGGATAAGTTCGATTTTGTTGTCATAGACTCTCCAGCCGGCCTTCAGATGGACGCCATGAACGCCATGCTGAGCGGAGAGGAGGTTCTTCTCGTCACAAACCCCGAAATCTCGTGCGTTACCGACACCATGAAGGTAGGGATGGTTCTGAGGAAGGCGGGTCTGGCCATTCTGGGCTTCGTCCTGAACCGTTACGGACGCAGCGAGACCGAAATTCCGCCCGAGGTGGCGGAGGAGGTAATGGAACTGCCCCTTCTCGCCGTCATCCCTGAAGACCCCGCCGTGAGGGAGGCGACCCTTGAGGGCGTTCCAGTAGTGGAGTACAAACCCGAATCGGAGGGCGCAAAGGCATACATGGAGCTGGCCGAGAGGATAGCGAGGATATCCGGCTTCAAAGCCAGGGTGATGAGATGA